The stretch of DNA TCTGCGCACCGGCGGCATTGCCGGCGGCGGTGGCCTGGGCCGACAAGGTGCTCAGCGCCATCAGCACGTCATTACCGCCCGACAGGATGGTGACCAGCTCGGTGCCGCTGAACTTGTTGCCGGTGCGGGACAGGTGGTTGGCGACCTGGGTCACCAGCGGCACCGTCATTTCGCCGATGGGCGAGCCGGTGGCCTTGTTGCCCGGGCCGATCGGGTTGGTCACGCGCGAACCACCCTGGGCATAGTTGAAGCAGTTCAGGTTGTTGCTGATCGCTACCGAGAAGCCGCGCGACGCGTCGCCTTCGAGGCCGGTCTGGGCCGCGCAAGGCGCCGGCAGTTTCAGCTCGGCTGCCAGGAATTCGACCCAGATCTTGCCGTTCAGCTCAGGATTCTTGGCGGTGCCGTCGCCGTTGATGGTGAACTTGCCGCCGCCGGCCTGCTTGACCGCGCCCACGGCGTAGGTGCCGACGTCCGACAGGCTGTCGCCGAAGGAGACCTGCTGGGTGAAGCTGAGTTTTTGCGTTTGGTCGCCGCCGCTTGGGCTGGTTCCGCCGCATGCTGCCAGCACCGCTGCCGTGAGCACGGCAAGCGCGAGTTTGGTTTGACGCATTGTGTCTCCTAAATTGGTTTTATTTGAAACGAACGGGCGTGCTATTCGTCTCGTAATAATATGCCAGTGTTCAACTTGCTTGTATAGGAATTGCTTACTCGTACGTCAGTTTTTGGTGACACGTGGCAAACAAATCGGGGGGGCCGATTATAGCCCTGCCGATCAGCCCGCACGAAGCGGTTTTTGAACGCTGTTGTATTGAAGAACGCCCGTATGTACGGGCGCTCTGCTTGACGAGGCCCTAGACAGCAGGGCTATGCGGGGTGGATTGATTCAGCAGGCCGTGGACGATGCCGGTCGAGCCGTGGGCGGCCCGGCGCAGGCGGTCGTTGACGCCCAGCCAGGCGCCGTCCTGGGGCGGCGCTTCGACCAGGATGACATCCGCGCCATGGCCGTCCATCGCACGCAGCGCGGCGTACAGGGCGTGGGCGAAGCCATCCGGCGTGGCCGGCAGGCGCAGCGCGGCATGGGTCGGCGGCATCTCCGAATAGTGGATCAGCGCGACCTTGCGTCCCGCCGCCGCCAGTTCGAGCAGGGTCCGGCGCAAGGTGGCACTGTCCTGCATCGCCACCGGCGTATGCGGCGCGTAGTGCGATTCGAGGGTGCCCGAGGCGCGCGGCGCGGCGACATCGGGGGGGCTCGGCATCTGGTCGATCACCGCGGCGATGGCTTCGGCGCTGATGTGACCCGGACGCAGCAGCACCGGGCCGTGCGTGGCCAGGCGCGACAGGTCGACGATGGTCGATTCGATGCCGACCTGCGATGCGCCGCCGTCCAGCACCATGGCCACCGTGCCGTCCTGGCCGAACTCGTCGCGCACATGCTGGGCCAGGGTCGGGCTGACGGCGCCGAACTTGTTGGCCGACGGCGCCGCCACCCCGCCGCGGCCGCCCTTGAAGGCGCGCAGCAGCGCGATCGCCACCGGGTGCGAAGGGCAGCGCAGGCCGACCGTGTCCTGGCCGCCGCTGACGGCGTCCGGGATGTTCGGCGCGCGCTTGAGGATCATGGTCAGCGGGCCCGGCCAGAAGGCATCGGCCAGCGCCCGGGCCTCGACCGGGATCTCGGCGGCCCAGTAGTCGAGCGGCGCGCCAGGGGCGAGGTGCACGATCACCGGGTGATCCTGCGGTCGGCCCTTGGCGGCGTAGATGGCCGCGACCGCGGCCGGGTTCTCGGCATCGGCGCCGAGGCCGTACACGGTCTCGGTCGGGAAGGCGACCAGCGCGCCGGCTTCCAGTGCGCGTGCGGCAGCCTCGATGGCAGCCTGGTCGATGTTCTCGCTTGCCATCCTTACTCCGGGATGCCGAGGATGGCGCAGGCCTGGCGCAGGCTGTTCTGCGCCTGTTCAAGCGTCGGCGCCACGAAGGTCACGTGGCCCATCTTGCGCGCGCGGCGCGGGTCGTCCTTGCCGTACAGGTGCAGATTGGCGCCGGGGAGCGCCAGCACGCGGTCCCAGGCCGGTTCGCGGGGGGTAGCGCCGTCGCCTTCGAACCAGACGTCGCCCAGGATGTTGAGCATGACGGCGGGCGAATGCTGGCGCACCTCGCCCAGCGGCAGGCGCGCCATCGCGCGCACCTGCTGCGCGAACTGGCTGGTGACGCAGGCGTCGATGGTGTAGTGGCCGCTGTTGTGCGGGCGCGGGGCCATCTCGTTGACCACCAGGCTGCCGTCGGCAAGCACGAAGAACTCGATGCACAGCACGCCCACATAGCCCAGCTGGGCCACGATGGCACGCGCCGCATCCTGCGCCTGTTTGGCGCAGGCCGCCGACACGTTCGGTCCCGGCACGGTGGTGCTGAACAGGATGCCGTCGCGGTGCACGTTCTCGGCGATCGGGTAGACCACCGACGCGCCGTCATGGCCGCGCGCGGTCAGCACCGAGACCTCATAGGCCAGCGGCAGCATCTTTTCCAGCAGACAGGTGACGCCCTTCATGGCATCGAAAGCGGCGCGCACGTCCTCGCGGGTGCGCACGCGCACTTGGCCCTTGCCGTCGTAGCCCATGCGCACGGTCTTCAGGATGCCGGGCAGCAGGTCGTCATCGATGGCGTCGATGTCGGCATGCGAGGCGAT from Massilia varians encodes:
- a CDS encoding L-threonylcarbamoyladenylate synthase, whose amino-acid sequence is MASENIDQAAIEAAARALEAGALVAFPTETVYGLGADAENPAAVAAIYAAKGRPQDHPVIVHLAPGAPLDYWAAEIPVEARALADAFWPGPLTMILKRAPNIPDAVSGGQDTVGLRCPSHPVAIALLRAFKGGRGGVAAPSANKFGAVSPTLAQHVRDEFGQDGTVAMVLDGGASQVGIESTIVDLSRLATHGPVLLRPGHISAEAIAAVIDQMPSPPDVAAPRASGTLESHYAPHTPVAMQDSATLRRTLLELAAAGRKVALIHYSEMPPTHAALRLPATPDGFAHALYAALRAMDGHGADVILVEAPPQDGAWLGVNDRLRRAAHGSTGIVHGLLNQSTPHSPAV
- a CDS encoding 5-(carboxyamino)imidazole ribonucleotide synthase translates to MSDPFLPSANPSAWLGVMGGGQLGRMFAHAAQAMGYKVAVLEPAADCPAGQVAERLIEASYTDAAGLAELAQACVAVTTEFENVPADSMAWLGERAFVAPAASCVSIAQDRIAEKRFFVECAPTSGVMPAPHKTIASHADIDAIDDDLLPGILKTVRMGYDGKGQVRVRTREDVRAAFDAMKGVTCLLEKMLPLAYEVSVLTARGHDGASVVYPIAENVHRDGILFSTTVPGPNVSAACAKQAQDAARAIVAQLGYVGVLCIEFFVLADGSLVVNEMAPRPHNSGHYTIDACVTSQFAQQVRAMARLPLGEVRQHSPAVMLNILGDVWFEGDGATPREPAWDRVLALPGANLHLYGKDDPRRARKMGHVTFVAPTLEQAQNSLRQACAILGIPE